Proteins from a genomic interval of Symmachiella macrocystis:
- a CDS encoding helix-turn-helix domain-containing protein produces the protein MTPEERQAIVDDIRRLHQDGDSVAEIAQKLYLAEPTVQHAIERGKLPEPQPSTPE, from the coding sequence ATGACGCCTGAAGAACGCCAAGCCATCGTCGACGATATCCGCAGGCTGCATCAGGACGGCGACTCGGTCGCTGAGATCGCTCAGAAGCTGTATCTGGCTGAGCCGACCGTCCAACACGCCATCGAGCGCGGCAAGTTGCCGGAGCCTCAACCGTCAACGCCTGAGTAA
- a CDS encoding PEP-CTERM sorting domain-containing protein: MKQKTRLRIFSCFAVPILLFALDTTTQAGPILGFGRLSANSVGDSLIGETQLTVELSDVGSSQVAFIFRNAGPDASSIADVYFDDDGNLASIASLIDADDGVGGDLGVDFSPGANPPNIPARNNISPSFDVTVGLLADSDAPAQPNGVNPGEQLTVIMNLMSGVTFADTVAAIDLAGAAGGLRIGIHVQGFASGGSETFVNIPPDLPPPPPAPGVVPEPSSMLLMAMGMFGLAGYGWRKRKLQAT; encoded by the coding sequence ATGAAGCAGAAGACCAGGTTAAGAATTTTCAGTTGTTTTGCAGTTCCAATACTGCTTTTTGCCCTTGATACGACAACGCAAGCCGGTCCAATTTTGGGTTTCGGGCGCTTATCCGCGAATAGCGTGGGCGACTCGCTGATTGGTGAGACTCAGCTCACTGTCGAATTAAGCGATGTCGGGAGCAGTCAGGTCGCGTTCATTTTTAGGAATGCCGGCCCCGACGCTTCGTCAATTGCGGATGTTTATTTCGATGACGACGGCAACTTGGCAAGTATTGCATCGCTGATCGATGCTGACGACGGTGTTGGTGGAGACCTCGGAGTTGACTTCAGCCCAGGCGCCAATCCCCCAAATATCCCCGCCCGTAATAACATCTCACCCAGCTTTGATGTGACGGTGGGATTGTTGGCCGATTCTGATGCACCGGCTCAGCCCAATGGTGTGAATCCGGGCGAACAATTGACCGTCATCATGAATCTGATGAGCGGCGTGACCTTCGCCGATACAGTCGCGGCGATCGACCTCGCTGGTGCCGCTGGTGGACTTCGCATTGGCATCCATGTACAGGGCTTTGCCAGTGGGGGCAGCGAAACTTTTGTTAACATTCCCCCTGATTTGCCACCACCGCCGCCGGCTCCCGGTGTGGTCCCCGAACCGTCCAGTATGCTGCTGATGGCCATGGGCATGTTCGGTTTGGCCGGCTATGGCTGGCGGAAACGTAAATTGCAAGCAACGTAA
- a CDS encoding helix-turn-helix domain-containing protein — translation MKATASAPIGETLIDSRQAAKKLGCSVRHLDNQRAAGKIPFIRIGNLIRFSLASLDEWIREQANSAESEVVDDA, via the coding sequence ATGAAAGCGACTGCATCAGCTCCGATCGGCGAAACGCTGATTGATTCAAGACAGGCAGCAAAGAAGCTCGGCTGCTCCGTCAGGCACCTCGACAACCAGAGGGCCGCGGGCAAGATTCCGTTCATTCGTATTGGGAATCTGATTCGCTTTAGCCTAGCTTCACTCGACGAGTGGATTCGTGAGCAGGCGAACTCCGCCGAAAGCGAGGTGGTAGATGACGCCTGA
- a CDS encoding TadE/TadG family type IV pilus assembly protein: MKIQHHLRQAAEQARNRKGNILVLAAFFLIAMMGFTAFVVDVGYITLTKSQLQNAADSGALGASLELPDGIGGGALKTPSEVDTASRDVAVDMAGSHAGGGLTEISADQQQDVRVGHVEWDAESGSWVKTWGTAPYNLVEVALHRDGNNADGPLDLFFAPVIGHNNANVDVVAAAAMMNGNGFRVEPGSTETTGLLPIAVDWDTWVAFINATSPGGLFTDNYNFHEGSGTVSSGSDGILELNMYPNGTVDLPPGNRGTVDLGSPNNSTNDLKRQILYGLNDYDFSFFPNNEIKASWAEPLIVNADTGLSAGIKAQLTAIIGQPRAIPIFSEVGGGNGNNTMYTVVKFVGIRIVAVQLTGSPSKKHVTIQQAPYTGPHITRSYQTFQTDEIMAPPFLIE; the protein is encoded by the coding sequence ATGAAAATTCAACACCATCTGCGACAGGCCGCGGAACAGGCCCGAAACCGTAAAGGAAATATTCTGGTTCTGGCAGCGTTTTTTCTGATTGCCATGATGGGCTTCACCGCATTTGTGGTCGATGTGGGATACATCACATTGACCAAATCTCAATTACAAAATGCCGCCGACTCCGGCGCGCTCGGTGCATCGCTGGAGCTACCCGACGGAATTGGAGGGGGTGCCTTAAAGACTCCTTCGGAAGTCGATACCGCCTCGCGTGATGTGGCCGTCGACATGGCCGGTTCGCATGCCGGCGGCGGATTGACGGAGATCAGCGCCGACCAACAACAGGACGTACGCGTCGGGCATGTCGAATGGGATGCGGAATCCGGTTCGTGGGTCAAGACCTGGGGAACCGCCCCTTACAATCTGGTCGAAGTCGCCCTGCACCGCGACGGCAATAACGCCGACGGCCCGTTGGACTTGTTCTTCGCCCCGGTGATCGGGCACAACAACGCCAACGTTGACGTCGTGGCCGCGGCTGCCATGATGAACGGTAATGGGTTTCGCGTGGAACCAGGTAGCACGGAAACTACCGGGTTGCTGCCGATCGCCGTCGATTGGGACACCTGGGTGGCCTTCATCAACGCGACTTCACCCGGTGGACTGTTCACAGACAACTACAATTTCCATGAAGGTTCCGGGACCGTTTCTTCCGGGTCTGACGGAATTCTGGAATTGAACATGTACCCCAACGGTACGGTCGATTTACCACCGGGCAACCGAGGAACGGTCGACTTGGGTAGCCCCAACAACAGCACCAACGACCTCAAACGGCAGATCTTGTATGGACTGAACGACTACGATTTCTCGTTCTTTCCCAACAATGAAATCAAGGCAAGCTGGGCCGAGCCGTTGATCGTGAATGCCGATACCGGCCTGAGTGCGGGGATCAAAGCGCAATTGACGGCGATAATCGGACAGCCACGGGCCATTCCAATCTTCTCTGAAGTTGGCGGCGGCAATGGCAACAACACCATGTACACGGTCGTCAAGTTCGTCGGCATTCGGATTGTTGCCGTGCAACTGACAGGCAGCCCCAGCAAAAAACATGTCACGATCCAGCAGGCACCCTACACGGGACCGCACATCACGCGGAGTTACCAGACATTTCAAACTGATGAGATTATGGCGCCGCCGTTTCTGATCGAGTAA